Proteins encoded by one window of Cyanobium sp. NS01:
- a CDS encoding class I SAM-dependent methyltransferase: MTDPAAPCPAWLAQRLRAAAGAVPFSTFMAWALHDPEHGAYGAGRLRIGPGGDFATAPSLGGDFAALLAPQVADWLAALGPGPLALVEAGPGEGSLALQLAQALQLGWPDLAARLTLVLVEPNAGMAERQRQLLQASPLPCRWSDWPELAQAPLRGVVLAHEVLDALAVERVEWDGALWRQQQVRLRDEHPARPLLVLEPGGPLPPQAAASLRALGLDPPGAQRGAGWCTELHPGVGPWLAACGQALEAGQLLVIDYALEAWRYYAPQRSAGTLMAYRGQQASQDPLQEPGAWDLTAHLCIESLQAEARAAGWRNLGQCRQGEALLALGLAQRLHGLQQGHGAGLAALLASREALLRLVDPHTLGDFRWLAFSRGALPEAVEPPLFLREPGGLGGEALLRSA; this comes from the coding sequence GTGACGGATCCCGCTGCCCCCTGCCCCGCCTGGCTGGCCCAGCGGCTGCGCGCAGCCGCTGGGGCGGTGCCGTTCAGCACCTTCATGGCCTGGGCCCTGCACGACCCCGAGCACGGGGCCTACGGCGCTGGCCGGCTGCGCATCGGCCCCGGCGGCGACTTCGCCACCGCCCCCTCGCTGGGGGGCGACTTCGCGGCTCTGCTGGCACCCCAGGTGGCCGATTGGCTGGCGGCCCTGGGGCCTGGGCCCCTGGCCCTGGTGGAGGCGGGCCCCGGCGAAGGATCCCTGGCCCTGCAGCTGGCCCAGGCGCTGCAGCTGGGCTGGCCCGATCTGGCCGCCCGCCTCACCCTGGTGCTGGTGGAGCCCAATGCGGGCATGGCGGAGCGCCAGCGCCAGCTGCTGCAGGCCTCGCCCCTGCCCTGCCGCTGGAGCGACTGGCCCGAGCTGGCCCAGGCGCCCCTGCGCGGCGTGGTGCTGGCCCATGAGGTGCTCGATGCCCTGGCCGTGGAGAGGGTGGAGTGGGACGGGGCGCTCTGGCGCCAGCAGCAGGTGCGGCTCCGGGATGAGCACCCGGCCCGGCCCCTGCTCGTGCTGGAGCCCGGCGGGCCCCTGCCGCCCCAGGCGGCGGCATCCCTGCGCGCCCTTGGCCTCGATCCGCCTGGGGCCCAGCGGGGGGCCGGCTGGTGCACGGAGCTGCACCCGGGCGTCGGCCCCTGGCTGGCGGCCTGCGGCCAGGCCCTGGAGGCGGGCCAGCTGCTGGTGATCGACTACGCCCTGGAGGCGTGGCGTTACTACGCTCCGCAGCGCTCGGCTGGCACCCTGATGGCCTACCGCGGCCAGCAGGCCAGCCAGGATCCGCTGCAGGAGCCCGGCGCCTGGGATCTCACCGCCCACCTCTGCATCGAGAGCCTGCAGGCCGAGGCCAGGGCCGCCGGCTGGCGGAACCTGGGTCAGTGTCGCCAGGGGGAAGCCCTGCTCGCCCTGGGCCTGGCGCAGCGCCTGCACGGGCTGCAGCAGGGCCATGGCGCCGGCCTGGCGGCCCTGCTGGCCAGCCGCGAGGCCCTGCTGCGCCTGGTCGACCCCCACACCCTCGGCGACTTCCGCTGGCTGGCCTTCAGCCGGGGGGCTCTCCCCGAGGCCGTGGAGCCGCCTCTGTTTCTGCGGGAACCCGGCGGGCTCGGGGGGGAAGCGCTCCTCCGGAGCGCATGA
- a CDS encoding TIGR04168 family protein: MPVLRLAVVGDPHGAWDQSDHKLLELLRPDAVLVVGDLSDGCPEIPARLNRLPLPLACVLGNHDAGRDASGRTLLRQIACLGELHCGWGLRQLEPPGVAVVGARPGTAGGGFHLSRAVLAAFGPMTLQDSADRITAAALAADPALPLVLLAHCGPAGLGSGVDDPCGRDWKKPACDWGDQDLTLAIRQIRVHRPVPLVVFGHMHHALRRGQGHRRSLAVDREGTIYLNAAFVARHGHDLAGRALRHFSWVELEPLGGGGALVRRASHHWYGLDGCLHYEEVLHQVAPAPAVPC, from the coding sequence ATGCCTGTTCTGCGTCTGGCCGTGGTGGGAGATCCCCACGGCGCCTGGGATCAATCCGATCACAAGCTGCTGGAGCTGCTGCGCCCCGATGCGGTGCTGGTGGTGGGGGATCTCAGTGATGGCTGCCCCGAGATCCCGGCTCGCCTGAACCGGCTGCCCCTGCCCCTGGCCTGCGTGCTCGGCAACCACGACGCCGGCAGGGATGCCTCAGGCCGCACCCTGCTGCGCCAGATCGCCTGCCTGGGGGAGCTGCACTGCGGCTGGGGCCTGCGCCAGCTGGAGCCGCCGGGGGTCGCCGTGGTGGGTGCCCGCCCGGGCACCGCCGGCGGTGGCTTTCACCTCTCCCGCGCCGTGCTGGCGGCCTTCGGGCCGATGACCCTCCAGGACTCCGCTGATCGGATCACTGCCGCCGCCCTCGCCGCTGACCCGGCCCTGCCCCTGGTGCTGCTGGCCCACTGCGGCCCGGCGGGCCTGGGCAGTGGCGTCGATGACCCCTGTGGTCGCGACTGGAAGAAGCCCGCCTGCGACTGGGGCGACCAGGACCTCACCCTGGCGATCCGCCAGATCCGGGTCCATCGTCCTGTGCCCCTGGTGGTGTTCGGCCACATGCACCACGCCCTGCGCCGGGGCCAGGGCCATCGCCGCAGCCTGGCGGTGGACCGCGAGGGCACCATCTATCTCAATGCCGCCTTTGTGGCGCGCCACGGCCACGACCTGGCTGGTCGCGCCCTGCGCCACTTCTCCTGGGTGGAACTCGAGCCCCTGGGCGGCGGCGGTGCCCTGGTGCGCCGGGCCAGCCACCACTGGTATGGGCTCGATGGCTGCCTCCACTACGAAGAGGTGCTGCACCAGGTGGCTCCGGCTCCGGCCGTGCCGTGCTGA
- a CDS encoding AraC family transcriptional regulator, translating to MGSIVVTAGILAPARLITADQSRLTVLLGYGGDQQIRQASRRWSCLEGGCLMLPGESFAARNSPLSLVAFQLEPDRLLHTAIAMAGLLECPDPWMALLQQPHAWTPYGTPLHETLRQEMVLADRLAGYGDGLMTRLQVDDRIYRLMAAMLLPEVREECPLDRLTQKHHKGRDTFDELIDYIRLNLSVPLSLTMLEEHSHYSRRALQYAFRERLGCTPTQWIRSQRLDLARQHLQHPCPGDTITSVAARCGYRSLSLFSVEFQQRFHVKPSHLLRESRSSLPPEAR from the coding sequence GTGGGGAGCATCGTCGTCACTGCCGGAATCCTGGCGCCGGCCAGGCTGATCACGGCCGATCAGAGCCGGCTCACGGTGTTGCTCGGTTACGGCGGCGATCAGCAGATCCGCCAGGCTTCCCGGCGCTGGTCGTGTCTGGAGGGGGGCTGTCTGATGTTGCCCGGTGAGAGCTTCGCCGCGCGGAACTCACCACTGAGCCTTGTGGCGTTCCAGCTCGAACCGGACCGCCTCCTGCACACGGCCATCGCCATGGCGGGTCTTCTGGAGTGCCCCGACCCCTGGATGGCCCTGCTTCAGCAGCCCCACGCTTGGACGCCTTACGGCACTCCCCTGCACGAGACGCTGCGCCAGGAAATGGTGCTGGCGGACCGGCTGGCTGGCTACGGCGATGGGCTCATGACAAGGTTGCAGGTGGACGATCGGATCTACCGCTTGATGGCGGCCATGCTGCTGCCGGAGGTCCGTGAGGAGTGCCCCCTCGACCGTCTGACCCAGAAGCATCACAAAGGCCGCGACACTTTTGATGAGTTGATCGACTACATCCGACTCAACCTTTCAGTGCCCCTCAGCCTGACGATGCTGGAGGAGCACAGCCACTACTCGCGTCGAGCCCTGCAGTACGCCTTCCGCGAACGGCTTGGCTGCACCCCCACGCAGTGGATTCGCAGCCAGCGGCTCGACCTTGCCCGCCAGCATCTGCAGCATCCCTGCCCCGGCGACACGATCACCAGCGTCGCCGCCCGCTGCGGCTACCGATCCCTCAGCCTGTTCAGCGTTGAGTTTCAGCAGCGCTTCCACGTGAAGCCCTCCCATCTGTTGCGCGAGTCCCGCTCCTCCCTCCCCCCAGAGGCCCGCTGA
- a CDS encoding TPM domain-containing protein, which yields MGRVLATRAAATLAALVLLLGTMVGAVVGVGVAPAMAYDNPELLPDHPTPVIDLARALTDGQRADLEEHLSRFEADSGWKLRVLTQYERTPGLAVRDFWNLDERSLLLVADPRGGNLLNFNVGDALFALMPRTYWVELQTRFGNQYYVRDHGEDGAIVDALAAVETCLERGGCQVVPGLPNEQWVLTLATSIVGGLIVGFAAYPRHEGRRVEWAWVLLLSPLWVILFGIFGVAPIVTRTDDLLPLLRNAMGFTGAIAAAYLIAQNTVGRNRIKPDET from the coding sequence ATGGGCAGGGTTCTGGCAACACGGGCCGCGGCGACCCTGGCGGCGCTGGTGCTGCTGCTCGGCACCATGGTGGGAGCCGTGGTGGGCGTGGGCGTGGCTCCAGCCATGGCCTACGACAACCCGGAGCTGCTGCCCGACCACCCCACCCCGGTGATCGACCTGGCCCGGGCCCTCACTGATGGCCAGCGGGCCGACCTCGAGGAGCACCTGAGCCGCTTCGAGGCCGACAGCGGCTGGAAGCTGCGGGTGCTCACCCAGTACGAGCGCACGCCGGGCCTGGCGGTGCGCGACTTCTGGAATCTCGATGAGCGCAGCCTGCTGCTGGTGGCCGACCCCCGCGGCGGCAACCTGCTCAATTTCAACGTGGGCGATGCCCTGTTCGCCCTGATGCCGCGCACCTACTGGGTGGAGCTGCAGACGCGCTTCGGCAACCAGTACTACGTGCGCGACCACGGCGAGGACGGTGCCATTGTCGATGCCCTCGCCGCCGTGGAGACCTGCCTGGAGCGTGGCGGCTGCCAGGTGGTGCCCGGCCTGCCCAACGAGCAGTGGGTGCTCACCCTGGCCACCTCGATCGTGGGGGGGCTGATCGTGGGCTTTGCCGCCTACCCGCGCCATGAGGGGCGCCGGGTGGAGTGGGCCTGGGTGCTGCTGCTCTCGCCCCTGTGGGTGATCCTGTTCGGCATCTTCGGCGTGGCCCCGATCGTGACCCGCACCGACGACCTGCTGCCCCTGCTGCGCAACGCCATGGGCTTCACCGGCGCGATCGCGGCGGCCTATCTGATCGCCCAGAACACCGTGGGCCGCAACCGCATCAAGCCTGACGAAACCTGA
- a CDS encoding glycoside hydrolase family 104 protein, whose amino-acid sequence MVIPAPLRSQPQQRQAQPQQQPTQVLPHSLALSVPLPPPTARVFALTPERRALLNTIRFAEGTWAGGHDKGYRIMFGGSLMASLDRHPNRVNRTARYASAAAGAYQFMPPTWAMASRAIGFRLHGPNAFGPAVQDQAAIYLIQRRGVLQLADQGQFTPYLAHRLAPEWASFPTLAGHSFYGQPVKRFHELRRFYEQNLSELRAQYALNNTVAVVPETPPKPPCLPADSLRCQLEALDEIGPRRTGV is encoded by the coding sequence ATGGTGATTCCTGCCCCGCTGCGCAGCCAACCGCAGCAACGCCAGGCCCAGCCTCAGCAGCAGCCCACCCAGGTGCTGCCCCATTCCCTGGCTCTGTCGGTGCCCCTGCCGCCCCCGACCGCCCGGGTGTTCGCGCTCACCCCCGAGCGACGGGCTCTGCTCAACACGATCCGCTTCGCCGAAGGCACCTGGGCCGGCGGCCACGACAAGGGCTACCGGATCATGTTCGGCGGCAGCCTGATGGCGTCTCTGGATCGCCACCCCAACCGGGTCAACCGCACGGCCCGCTACGCCAGCGCCGCGGCCGGGGCCTACCAGTTCATGCCGCCCACCTGGGCGATGGCCTCCCGCGCCATCGGCTTCCGGCTCCACGGCCCCAACGCCTTCGGTCCAGCGGTGCAGGACCAGGCCGCCATCTACCTGATCCAGCGCCGCGGCGTGCTGCAGCTGGCTGACCAGGGCCAGTTCACCCCCTACCTGGCCCATCGCCTGGCGCCGGAGTGGGCGTCGTTCCCCACCCTGGCCGGCCACAGCTTCTATGGCCAGCCGGTGAAGCGCTTCCATGAACTGCGCCGCTTCTACGAGCAGAACCTCAGCGAACTGCGGGCTCAATACGCCCTCAACAACACCGTGGCGGTGGTTCCCGAAACGCCGCCCAAGCCCCCTTGTCTGCCCGCAGATTCGCTGCGCTGTCAGCTGGAGGCCCTGGATGAGATCGGTCCCCGCAGAACCGGGGTCTGA
- a CDS encoding cation:proton antiporter subunit C produces the protein MDTFRLLEALVLGALLAGLLGLIGRNNLFLKALAMDVMGTAAVALFVLVAARSGLRTPIVANPDSLDTITAWADPIPQAVILTAIVIGLSIQALLLVVITRLSAVDPLLEALSFEQPEAIQEPPGPASAPVPAPTR, from the coding sequence ATCGACACCTTCCGCCTGCTGGAAGCCCTGGTTCTGGGTGCACTCCTGGCGGGACTGCTGGGACTGATCGGCCGCAACAATCTCTTCCTCAAGGCCTTGGCGATGGATGTGATGGGCACGGCCGCCGTGGCCCTGTTCGTGCTCGTGGCGGCCCGCAGCGGCCTGCGCACCCCCATCGTGGCCAACCCCGACAGCCTGGACACGATCACCGCCTGGGCTGATCCGATCCCCCAGGCCGTGATCCTCACCGCGATTGTGATCGGCCTCTCGATCCAGGCCCTGCTGCTGGTGGTGATCACCCGGCTCTCGGCGGTGGACCCCCTGCTGGAGGCGCTCAGTTTCGAGCAGCCCGAGGCGATCCAAGAACCGCCGGGGCCTGCCAGTGCGCCGGTCCCGGCGCCGACACGATGA